The Primulina tabacum isolate GXHZ01 chromosome 16, ASM2559414v2, whole genome shotgun sequence genome window below encodes:
- the LOC142528823 gene encoding FIP1[V]-like protein isoform X1 yields the protein MEDDDEFGDLYTDVLRPLAGSFQSQHQVSDSPAVGSNSAPLQSRGIDLNNNSDDEDIVYGPPDSNNLKSNLSSTVNLKLNATIQDNIAAELGTRPEIRELDLNLDSNQEVNRIEGLAGNGGSKGLEFKARALPKGEGVSLPEKSSGGFHFTEEDNDINIIVEETDNKDDDLIEKDNGLADMKQTLYKSAGGEENTGNYAGKNMITEIVLGQMIPGLSDRLENQGTSNLKDEWESEESEDDLQIVLNDNPHGPIGIERMPGMHDDDDEDGDPLVIVADNGDAGLHHHHQQMMMEEQEWAGEEGVSGTDGEKKELGDASKTSGPGGTATPSALQPRVGYSNHLYHHQYHSQFKYVRPGVAPLPGVAPGGIPSQVRPPVTIGTVAGRGRGDWRPTGTKGGVPMQKGFHPNYGTPVWGTTVAGRGYGSGLDFTLPSHKTIFEVDIDSFEEKPWKLPGIDVSDFFNFGLNEESWKDYCKQLEQLRLETTMQSKIRVYESGRSEQDYDPDLPPELAAAVGIQDIPSANANVNPGNADACPTDFARECARERPPLPIGRPIPVETGSGDRLPSIDTRRIRLHDSDAIIEIVCHSSTDDDDMAEQQDNDQAVDDLREGGEVDDLRGETVGHINGSMQAYNLQKRELVARRAQFENSNSSNEIVRVDVLQFPSEVPAHDHSDRDIMGPHEGSSSNDNRSAEGREHARSPTMTASDFDEREKEVSDDHAEESFDSRDGKRSSSFYSQAVGSDVEPGVEAREDINDEAVIDDKIFDEEADAMALTPEDGNLICSTQKKNLITVEGQLSQENTDGKDSMAMRSRENSKARSGSSKDHRKFRDSVEDEVIQEKRHPRSETIKRSVGDYNNPRRKVPHEKDEPGRHHAVVRGKEDFYSRRAGDPDSSLRWHVKSESSHWRKESDISEVSWHRRDEDLPGKRIRIEEASKREHGGETGSRSRGKARESERTEKDDHRQSRNHLDNGSWRGAYQDQDIGSRPRDRDGSLRSDSHGKRRKEETYISRGLEDISYDHRESSDRRKRERDDISDQQKRDDRARLKDGDLHNVRQKEEESLQRERSERQRERDEWHRPRLSHEEILSKREREETRSVMRSGHGSEDKTWISHSRVKDDYKGSSRDYQLKDVGKHSDQLKRRDRSENESSSQHRGKENAYARGNHFSNDEKRARSERPSTRDERVAFASDSSTVHEHKLKENSRKNKESESGDHRSSFAFKRTQGEHSGQMSKTVNMRAKAEQGTDKNEVHLHRQPSRKQGEEASSDEEQPDSRKGRSKFERWTSHKERDINVSSMSSSLNSKDLDTNDSGKAALAGKLPEEPSKKIDDKLHPPIDDKATEAEVYDSKKGNAREDKHLDTVEKLKKRSERFKLPMPIEKDATTIKKNENEPLPHSSQIENPLDSEIKSERPARKRRWTGN from the exons ATGGAAGACGACGATGAGTTCGGAGATCTTTACACCGACGTGCTCCGGCCGCTCGCGGGGTCGTTTCAGTCTCAGCACCAAGTTTCCGATTCACCCGCAGTAGGAAGTAATTCGGCTCCGCTTCAGAGCCGTGGGATTGATCTGAATAATAACAGCGATGACGAGGATATTGTCTACGGGCCTCCCGattcaaataatttgaaatCGAACCTCAGTTCCACTgttaatttgaaattgaatgccACAATTCAGGATAACATCGCAGCGGAGCTGGGGACCCGGCCTGAGATTAGAGAGCTTGACTTGAATTTGGATTCAAATCAAGAAGTTAATCGAATTGAAGGTTTAGCAGGAAATGGAGGCAGTAAAGGCTTAGAGTTTAAAGCTAGGGCTTTGCCCAAGGGCGAGGGTGTGAGTTTACCGGAGAAGTCTTCCGGAGGATTTCATTTCACGGAGGAGGATAATGATATTAATATCATCGTGGAAGAGACGGACAACAAAGATGATGACTTGATTGAAAAAGACAATGGTCTTGCTGACATGAAGCAAACTTTGTATAAATCTGCTGGCGGAGAGGAAAATACCGGCAATTATGCAGGTAAAAACATGATCACGGAAATTGTTCTGGGGCAAATGATTCCGGGACTCTCTGATAGATTGGAGAATCAAGGGACGTCAAATCTCAAGGATGAGTGGGAAAGTGAGGAGAGTGAAGATGATTTGCAGATAGTGTTGAATGATAACCCTCATGGACCCATTGGGATTGAGAGGATGCCTGGAATgcatgatgatgatgatgaggatggGGATCCATTAGTGATAGTTGCAGATAATGGTGATGCTGGTCTCCATCATCACCACCAGCAGATGATGATGGAGGAACAAGAGTGGGCTGGTGAAGAAGGGGTATCTGGAACAGACGGGGAGAAGAAGGAATTGGGTGATGCCTCCAAAACAAGTGGACCAGGAGGAACTGCCACTCCATCAGCATTGCAGCCGAGGGTTGGATACAGCAATCACTTGTACCATCATCAATACCATTCGCAGTTCAAG TACGTGAGACCCGGTGTAGCTCCATTGCCTGGAGTTGCTCCTGGAGGAATTCCAAGTCAAGTTCGTCCACCGGTAACCATAGGCACAGTTGCTGGACGTGGAAGAGGTGATTGGCGACCTACAGGAACAAAAGGTGGTGTTCCCATGCAAAAAGGGTTTCATCCTAATTATGGAACACCTGTTTGGGGAACTACTGTAGCAGGGCGTGGTTATGGAAGTGGATTGGATTTCACTCTTCCATCACACAA GACCATATTTGAAGTTGATATTGATAGCTTTGAGGAAAAACCTTGGAAATTACCGGGCATAGATGTATCCGACTTCTTCAACTTTGGTTTGAACGAGGAAAGTTGGAAAGATTATTGCAAACAACTG GAACAACTCCGTCTGGAAACTACTATGCAAAGTAAAATTCGTGTCTATGAAAGTGGAAGGTCTGAACAG GATTATGATCCTGATCTTCCACCAGAGCTTGCAGCAGCCGTTGGTATTCAAGATATTCCATCTGCAAATGCAAATGTAAACCCTGGAAATGCAGATGCTTGTCCAACTGACTTTGCAAGAGAATGTGCACGTGAACGACCTCCTCTG CCTATTGGCAGACCAATACCTGTAGAAACTGGTTCTGGTGATCGTCTCCCATCCATTGATACCAGGCGTATACGACTGCATGATTCAGACGCCATTATTGAG ATAGTCTGCCATAGTTCAACGGATGATGATGACATGGCTGAGCAGCAGGACAATGATCAGGCTGTGGACGATCTAAGAGAGGGTGGTGAAGTTGATGATCTTCGAGGGGAAACTGTAGGGCATATCAATGGCTCTATGCAAGCATATAATCTTCAGAAGAGGGAACTTGTGGCAAGAAGAGCACAGTTTGAGAATAGTAACAGTAGTAATGAAATTGTAAGAGTGGATGTTTTGCAATTTCCTTCAGAAGTACCTGCACATGACCATTCTGATAGGGATATTATGGGCCCTCATGAGGGGAG TTCATCCAATGATAATAGGTCTGCAGAAGGAAGGGAGCATGCCAGATCCCCTACGATGACAGCTAGTGATTTTGATGAAAGAGAAAAGGAGGTTTCTGATGATCATGCTGAAGAATCATTCGATAGTCGGGATGGTAAACGAAGTTCTTCCTTTTATTCCCAGGCTGTTGGATCTGATGTAGAGCCGGGTGTGGAAGCAAGGGAAGACATAAACGATGAAGCTGTAATTGACGATAAAATCTTTGATGAGGAAGCAGATGCAATGGCTCTTACGCCTGAAGATGGGAACTTGATATGTTCCACACAGAAAAAGAATTTGATTACAGTAGAGGGACAGCTGTCTCAAGAAAATACCGATGGGAAAGACTCAATGGCTATGAGGAGTCGTGAAAACAGCAAAGCAAGGTCGGGAAGTAGTAAAGATCACCGCAAATTCCGTGACAGTGTTGAGGATGAAGTTATTCAGGAAAAGCGCCACCCTCGCAGCGAAACTATCAAGAGATCAGTAGGTGATTATAATAATCCTCGTCGAAAAGTACCTCATGAGAAAGATGAACCGGGAAGACACCATGCAGTAGTGAGAGGGAAAGAAGATTTTTATTCACGTAGAGCTGGGGATCCTGATTCATCGCTTCGTTGGCATGTGAAAAGTGAGAGTTCACACTGGAGAAAGGAGagtgatatatctgaagtaagCTGGCACCGGAGAGATGAGGATCTTCCTGGGAAAAGAATTAGAATTGAAGAGGCATCAAAGAGGGAACATGGTGGAGAAACTGGCTCCAGAAGTAGAGGTAAAGCTAGAGAGAGTGAGAGGACTGAAAAAGATGATCACCGGCAGTCAAGAAATCATCTTGATAATGGTAGTTGGAGAGGGGCTTATCAGGATCAAGACATAGGTTCTAGACCGAGAGATAGGGATGGTAGTCTAAGAAGTGATTCCCATGGCAAAAGAAGGAAAGAGGAAACTTATATTAGTCGGGGACTGGAAGATATATCCTATGATCATAGAGAAAGTAGCGACAGAAGGAAGAGAGAAAGAGATGATATCTCTGATCAGCAGAAAAGAGATGATCGAGCCAGATTGAAGGATGGTGATCTGCATAACGTGAGGCAGAAAGAGGAGGAATCACTTCAAAGGGAGAGAAGCGAGAGGCAGCGAGAGCGTGATGAATGGCATAGGCCAAGACTATCACATGAAGAAATTTTATCAAAGAGGGAAAGAGAAGAAACGAGATCCGTAATGAGGAGTGGGCATGGTTCCGAAGACAAAACATGGATCAGTCATTCAAGAGTAAAAGATGATTACAAGGGTTCCAGTAGAGATTACCAGCTGAAAGATGTGGGCAAACATAGTGATCAACTTAAGAGAAGGGATCGATCTGAAAATGAAAGTTCTTCACAGCATAGGGGCAAGGAAAATGCTTATGCACGTGGGAATCATTTCAGTAATGATGAAAAGAGAGCAAGATCTGAAAGACCTAGCACTCGTGATGAAAGAGTCGCCTTTGCATCTGATTCATCAACTGTGCATGAACATAAACTGAAGGagaatagtagaaagaataaaGAATCTGAGAGTGGAGATCACAGGTCCTCCTTCGCTTTTAAGAGGACTCAGGGTGAGCACAGTGGACAGATGAGTAAAACG GTTAACATGAGAGCCAAAGCGGAGCAAGGAACTGATAAGAATGAAGTTCATCTACATCGTCAGCCTTCCAGAAAGCAAGGGGAAGAGGCTTCGTCCGACGAGGAGCAGCCTGACTCCAGGAAGGGGCGCTCTAAATTTGAACGTTGGACAAGTCACAAGGAGCGGGACATCAATGTTTCCTCCATGTCATCTTCTTTGAATAGTAAAGATTTAGATACTAATGACAGTGGCAAGGCTGCCTTGGCTGGCAAACTTCCTGAAGAACCTTCCAAAAAGATAGATGATAAGCTACACCCTCCTATTGACGATAAAGCGACTGAAGCAGAAGTGTATGATTCCAAAAAAGGAAACGCAAGGGAGGATAAACACTTGGATACTGTTGAAAAGTTGAAGAAGCGAAGTGAACGATTTAAGCTTCCCATGCCAATTGAAAAAGATGCGacaacaattaaaaaaaatgagaatGAGCCTTTACCACATTCATCCCAAATTGAAAACCCCCTAGATTCGGAAATCAAATCAGAGCGTCCAGCACGAAAAAGGAGGTGGACTGGTAATTAA
- the LOC142529277 gene encoding uncharacterized protein LOC142529277 gives MNRRSGACLRCCLVIFAVVSALCVSGPALYFKFNKGLKLKASSACPPCICNCSPPQSLLQIAPGLANLSVTDCGKDDPDLKEEMEKQFVDLLSEELKLQETVDEESSRHMNITFGEARRLASQYQREAEKCNIATETCEGARERAVVLLTKEKKITLLWERRARQLGWEGE, from the exons ATGAACAGAAGATCTGGGGCTTGCCTGCGCTGTTGCTTAGTGATTTTTGCAGTAGTTTCTGCACTCTGTGTGTCTGGCCCGGCTCTGTATTTCAAATTCAACAAGGGTTTGAAATTGAAAGCTTCTTCAGCTTGTCCTCCATGCATCTGCAATTGCTCCCCACCTCAATCCCTTCTTCAGATTGCACCTG GATTGGCTAATCTTTCTGTTACAG ATTGTGGGAAAGATGACCCTGATCTCAAGGAGGAGATGGAGAAGCAATTTGTTGACTTATTATCAGAAGAGCTGAAATTGCAAGAAACTGTCGATGAAGAGAGTTCCCGACACATGAACATCACCTTTGGTGAGGCGAGAAGATTGGCTTCTCAATATCAAAGGGAAGCCGAGAAATGCAATATCGCCACGGAAACTTGTGAGGGGGCCCGGGAGCGAGCGGTGGTGCTGCTCACTAAAGAAAAGAAGATAACTTTGCTTTGGGAACGAAGAGCCCGTCAACTTGGTTGGGAAGGCGAGTAA
- the LOC142528823 gene encoding FIP1[V]-like protein isoform X2, which yields MEDDDEFGDLYTDVLRPLAGSFQSQHQVSDSPAVGSNSAPLQSRGIDLNNNSDDEDIVYGPPDSNNLKSNLSSTVNLKLNATIQDNIAAELGTRPEIRELDLNLDSNQEVNRIEGLAGNGGSKGLEFKARALPKGEGVSLPEKSSGGFHFTEEDNDINIIVEETDNKDDDLIEKDNGLADMKQTLYKSAGGEENTGNYAGKNMITEIVLGQMIPGLSDRLENQGTSNLKDEWESEESEDDLQIVLNDNPHGPIGIERMPGMHDDDDEDGDPLVIVADNGDAGLHHHHQQMMMEEQEWAGEEGVSGTDGEKKELGDASKTSGPGGTATPSALQPRVGYSNHLYHHQYHSQFKYVRPGVAPLPGVAPGGIPSQVRPPVTIGTVAGRGRGDWRPTGTKGGVPMQKGFHPNYGTPVWGTTVAGRGYGSGLDFTLPSHKTIFEVDIDSFEEKPWKLPGIDVSDFFNFGLNEESWKDYCKQLEQLRLETTMQSKIRVYESGRSEQDYDPDLPPELAAAVGIQDIPSANANVNPGNADACPTDFARECARERPPLPIGRPIPVETGSGDRLPSIDTRRIRLHDSDAIIEIVCHSSTDDDDMAEQQDNDQAVDDLREGGEVDDLRGETVGHINGSMQAYNLQKRELVARRAQFENSNSSNEIVRVDVLQFPSEVPAHDHSDRDIMGPHEGRSAEGREHARSPTMTASDFDEREKEVSDDHAEESFDSRDGKRSSSFYSQAVGSDVEPGVEAREDINDEAVIDDKIFDEEADAMALTPEDGNLICSTQKKNLITVEGQLSQENTDGKDSMAMRSRENSKARSGSSKDHRKFRDSVEDEVIQEKRHPRSETIKRSVGDYNNPRRKVPHEKDEPGRHHAVVRGKEDFYSRRAGDPDSSLRWHVKSESSHWRKESDISEVSWHRRDEDLPGKRIRIEEASKREHGGETGSRSRGKARESERTEKDDHRQSRNHLDNGSWRGAYQDQDIGSRPRDRDGSLRSDSHGKRRKEETYISRGLEDISYDHRESSDRRKRERDDISDQQKRDDRARLKDGDLHNVRQKEEESLQRERSERQRERDEWHRPRLSHEEILSKREREETRSVMRSGHGSEDKTWISHSRVKDDYKGSSRDYQLKDVGKHSDQLKRRDRSENESSSQHRGKENAYARGNHFSNDEKRARSERPSTRDERVAFASDSSTVHEHKLKENSRKNKESESGDHRSSFAFKRTQGEHSGQMSKTVNMRAKAEQGTDKNEVHLHRQPSRKQGEEASSDEEQPDSRKGRSKFERWTSHKERDINVSSMSSSLNSKDLDTNDSGKAALAGKLPEEPSKKIDDKLHPPIDDKATEAEVYDSKKGNAREDKHLDTVEKLKKRSERFKLPMPIEKDATTIKKNENEPLPHSSQIENPLDSEIKSERPARKRRWTGN from the exons ATGGAAGACGACGATGAGTTCGGAGATCTTTACACCGACGTGCTCCGGCCGCTCGCGGGGTCGTTTCAGTCTCAGCACCAAGTTTCCGATTCACCCGCAGTAGGAAGTAATTCGGCTCCGCTTCAGAGCCGTGGGATTGATCTGAATAATAACAGCGATGACGAGGATATTGTCTACGGGCCTCCCGattcaaataatttgaaatCGAACCTCAGTTCCACTgttaatttgaaattgaatgccACAATTCAGGATAACATCGCAGCGGAGCTGGGGACCCGGCCTGAGATTAGAGAGCTTGACTTGAATTTGGATTCAAATCAAGAAGTTAATCGAATTGAAGGTTTAGCAGGAAATGGAGGCAGTAAAGGCTTAGAGTTTAAAGCTAGGGCTTTGCCCAAGGGCGAGGGTGTGAGTTTACCGGAGAAGTCTTCCGGAGGATTTCATTTCACGGAGGAGGATAATGATATTAATATCATCGTGGAAGAGACGGACAACAAAGATGATGACTTGATTGAAAAAGACAATGGTCTTGCTGACATGAAGCAAACTTTGTATAAATCTGCTGGCGGAGAGGAAAATACCGGCAATTATGCAGGTAAAAACATGATCACGGAAATTGTTCTGGGGCAAATGATTCCGGGACTCTCTGATAGATTGGAGAATCAAGGGACGTCAAATCTCAAGGATGAGTGGGAAAGTGAGGAGAGTGAAGATGATTTGCAGATAGTGTTGAATGATAACCCTCATGGACCCATTGGGATTGAGAGGATGCCTGGAATgcatgatgatgatgatgaggatggGGATCCATTAGTGATAGTTGCAGATAATGGTGATGCTGGTCTCCATCATCACCACCAGCAGATGATGATGGAGGAACAAGAGTGGGCTGGTGAAGAAGGGGTATCTGGAACAGACGGGGAGAAGAAGGAATTGGGTGATGCCTCCAAAACAAGTGGACCAGGAGGAACTGCCACTCCATCAGCATTGCAGCCGAGGGTTGGATACAGCAATCACTTGTACCATCATCAATACCATTCGCAGTTCAAG TACGTGAGACCCGGTGTAGCTCCATTGCCTGGAGTTGCTCCTGGAGGAATTCCAAGTCAAGTTCGTCCACCGGTAACCATAGGCACAGTTGCTGGACGTGGAAGAGGTGATTGGCGACCTACAGGAACAAAAGGTGGTGTTCCCATGCAAAAAGGGTTTCATCCTAATTATGGAACACCTGTTTGGGGAACTACTGTAGCAGGGCGTGGTTATGGAAGTGGATTGGATTTCACTCTTCCATCACACAA GACCATATTTGAAGTTGATATTGATAGCTTTGAGGAAAAACCTTGGAAATTACCGGGCATAGATGTATCCGACTTCTTCAACTTTGGTTTGAACGAGGAAAGTTGGAAAGATTATTGCAAACAACTG GAACAACTCCGTCTGGAAACTACTATGCAAAGTAAAATTCGTGTCTATGAAAGTGGAAGGTCTGAACAG GATTATGATCCTGATCTTCCACCAGAGCTTGCAGCAGCCGTTGGTATTCAAGATATTCCATCTGCAAATGCAAATGTAAACCCTGGAAATGCAGATGCTTGTCCAACTGACTTTGCAAGAGAATGTGCACGTGAACGACCTCCTCTG CCTATTGGCAGACCAATACCTGTAGAAACTGGTTCTGGTGATCGTCTCCCATCCATTGATACCAGGCGTATACGACTGCATGATTCAGACGCCATTATTGAG ATAGTCTGCCATAGTTCAACGGATGATGATGACATGGCTGAGCAGCAGGACAATGATCAGGCTGTGGACGATCTAAGAGAGGGTGGTGAAGTTGATGATCTTCGAGGGGAAACTGTAGGGCATATCAATGGCTCTATGCAAGCATATAATCTTCAGAAGAGGGAACTTGTGGCAAGAAGAGCACAGTTTGAGAATAGTAACAGTAGTAATGAAATTGTAAGAGTGGATGTTTTGCAATTTCCTTCAGAAGTACCTGCACATGACCATTCTGATAGGGATATTATGGGCCCTCATGAGGGGAG GTCTGCAGAAGGAAGGGAGCATGCCAGATCCCCTACGATGACAGCTAGTGATTTTGATGAAAGAGAAAAGGAGGTTTCTGATGATCATGCTGAAGAATCATTCGATAGTCGGGATGGTAAACGAAGTTCTTCCTTTTATTCCCAGGCTGTTGGATCTGATGTAGAGCCGGGTGTGGAAGCAAGGGAAGACATAAACGATGAAGCTGTAATTGACGATAAAATCTTTGATGAGGAAGCAGATGCAATGGCTCTTACGCCTGAAGATGGGAACTTGATATGTTCCACACAGAAAAAGAATTTGATTACAGTAGAGGGACAGCTGTCTCAAGAAAATACCGATGGGAAAGACTCAATGGCTATGAGGAGTCGTGAAAACAGCAAAGCAAGGTCGGGAAGTAGTAAAGATCACCGCAAATTCCGTGACAGTGTTGAGGATGAAGTTATTCAGGAAAAGCGCCACCCTCGCAGCGAAACTATCAAGAGATCAGTAGGTGATTATAATAATCCTCGTCGAAAAGTACCTCATGAGAAAGATGAACCGGGAAGACACCATGCAGTAGTGAGAGGGAAAGAAGATTTTTATTCACGTAGAGCTGGGGATCCTGATTCATCGCTTCGTTGGCATGTGAAAAGTGAGAGTTCACACTGGAGAAAGGAGagtgatatatctgaagtaagCTGGCACCGGAGAGATGAGGATCTTCCTGGGAAAAGAATTAGAATTGAAGAGGCATCAAAGAGGGAACATGGTGGAGAAACTGGCTCCAGAAGTAGAGGTAAAGCTAGAGAGAGTGAGAGGACTGAAAAAGATGATCACCGGCAGTCAAGAAATCATCTTGATAATGGTAGTTGGAGAGGGGCTTATCAGGATCAAGACATAGGTTCTAGACCGAGAGATAGGGATGGTAGTCTAAGAAGTGATTCCCATGGCAAAAGAAGGAAAGAGGAAACTTATATTAGTCGGGGACTGGAAGATATATCCTATGATCATAGAGAAAGTAGCGACAGAAGGAAGAGAGAAAGAGATGATATCTCTGATCAGCAGAAAAGAGATGATCGAGCCAGATTGAAGGATGGTGATCTGCATAACGTGAGGCAGAAAGAGGAGGAATCACTTCAAAGGGAGAGAAGCGAGAGGCAGCGAGAGCGTGATGAATGGCATAGGCCAAGACTATCACATGAAGAAATTTTATCAAAGAGGGAAAGAGAAGAAACGAGATCCGTAATGAGGAGTGGGCATGGTTCCGAAGACAAAACATGGATCAGTCATTCAAGAGTAAAAGATGATTACAAGGGTTCCAGTAGAGATTACCAGCTGAAAGATGTGGGCAAACATAGTGATCAACTTAAGAGAAGGGATCGATCTGAAAATGAAAGTTCTTCACAGCATAGGGGCAAGGAAAATGCTTATGCACGTGGGAATCATTTCAGTAATGATGAAAAGAGAGCAAGATCTGAAAGACCTAGCACTCGTGATGAAAGAGTCGCCTTTGCATCTGATTCATCAACTGTGCATGAACATAAACTGAAGGagaatagtagaaagaataaaGAATCTGAGAGTGGAGATCACAGGTCCTCCTTCGCTTTTAAGAGGACTCAGGGTGAGCACAGTGGACAGATGAGTAAAACG GTTAACATGAGAGCCAAAGCGGAGCAAGGAACTGATAAGAATGAAGTTCATCTACATCGTCAGCCTTCCAGAAAGCAAGGGGAAGAGGCTTCGTCCGACGAGGAGCAGCCTGACTCCAGGAAGGGGCGCTCTAAATTTGAACGTTGGACAAGTCACAAGGAGCGGGACATCAATGTTTCCTCCATGTCATCTTCTTTGAATAGTAAAGATTTAGATACTAATGACAGTGGCAAGGCTGCCTTGGCTGGCAAACTTCCTGAAGAACCTTCCAAAAAGATAGATGATAAGCTACACCCTCCTATTGACGATAAAGCGACTGAAGCAGAAGTGTATGATTCCAAAAAAGGAAACGCAAGGGAGGATAAACACTTGGATACTGTTGAAAAGTTGAAGAAGCGAAGTGAACGATTTAAGCTTCCCATGCCAATTGAAAAAGATGCGacaacaattaaaaaaaatgagaatGAGCCTTTACCACATTCATCCCAAATTGAAAACCCCCTAGATTCGGAAATCAAATCAGAGCGTCCAGCACGAAAAAGGAGGTGGACTGGTAATTAA